The following are from one region of the Juglans regia cultivar Chandler chromosome 10, Walnut 2.0, whole genome shotgun sequence genome:
- the LOC118349559 gene encoding transcription factor bHLH162-like: MRVSVVNLAEEQMDHQRSQSSSTKVERRIIEKNRRNQMKVLYSRLNSLLPNPDSKEAVHSLPDQIDEAINYITSLETKLKKSKEKKESLMSRKKRPYTCTNFEETAGLKSPKIEIRETGSTLEIVLITGLDNQFIFYEMIHILHGEQAEVLNASFSTSGDSVLHVVHAEIVGCSFDFGAAKVTERLKRLVYGSTSDVELSPDLWDLIPINSEAWGF, encoded by the exons ATGAGAGTCTCGGTCGTTAACTTAGCAGAAGAACAAATGGATCATCAGCGAAGTCAATCCTCTTCAACAAAAGTAGAAAGAAGGATCATAGAGAAGAACAGGAGAAATCAGATGAAAGTCCTCTACTCCAGGCTCAATTCTCTCCTCCCAAACCCCGACTCCAAG GAGGCAGTACACTCACTTCCTGATCAAATAGATGAAGCAATAAACTACATCACAAGCCTAGAGACAAAGCTGAAGAAATCCAAGGAGAAGAAAGAGAGCTTAATGAGCAGGAAAAAAAGACCGTATACATGCACAAATTTCGAAGAAACAGCAGGTCTAAAATCGCCGAAAATCGAAATCCGAGAAACCGGTTCCACGCTAGAGATCGTTTTGATAACTGGGCTGGATAATCAGTTCATCTTCTATGAGATGATTCACATACTTCATGGAGAACAAGCGGAGGTCTTGAATGCCAGCTTTTCGACTTCTGGGGACTCAGTTCTGCATGTAGTACACGCAGAG ATTGTCGGATGTTCTTTCGATTTTGGAGCTGCAAAAGTGACGGAGAGGCTCAAGAGACTAGTTTACGGATCCACCAGTGATGTAGAATTATCACCAGACCTGTGGGACTTAATTCCTATAAATTCTGAGGCTTGGGGTTTCTGA